One Luteibacter sp. 9135 DNA segment encodes these proteins:
- a CDS encoding DUF4124 domain-containing protein, translated as MHGRHIVLVALAMLANDATRAETVYKCMASGQVIYQQTPCPKSQQQQTIRLADPAPVAARSAPPPVDMLPVGETAPAPDAAAPTMPDAPPPRLYGCIRATDGTPYTRPDGNTEPYLAPSGVVGDFGGTLGEAYSGRNAAIASAPELNRGKGSVGVLTNTNYIWVQDTCRRLSLDETCRVLHDEADANRKALRNAFKSDRPPLEAKDAALSRQLAGCG; from the coding sequence GTGCACGGCCGGCACATCGTCCTCGTCGCTCTGGCCATGCTGGCCAACGACGCCACGCGTGCGGAGACGGTCTACAAGTGCATGGCATCCGGCCAGGTCATCTACCAGCAGACCCCGTGTCCGAAGTCGCAGCAGCAACAGACGATCCGGCTGGCCGATCCCGCACCGGTGGCCGCGCGTAGCGCCCCTCCGCCGGTGGACATGCTCCCGGTCGGAGAGACGGCACCGGCGCCGGATGCCGCGGCGCCCACGATGCCCGACGCGCCGCCGCCCCGCCTCTACGGCTGCATCCGCGCCACGGACGGCACGCCGTACACGCGGCCGGACGGCAACACCGAGCCCTACCTCGCGCCGTCGGGCGTGGTGGGCGACTTCGGCGGCACCCTCGGCGAAGCGTACAGCGGCCGCAACGCCGCCATCGCCTCGGCGCCGGAGCTCAATCGAGGCAAGGGCAGCGTCGGCGTGCTCACCAACACCAACTACATCTGGGTGCAGGACACCTGCCGTCGCCTGAGCCTGGACGAGACCTGCCGTGTGCTGCACGACGAGGCGGACGCCAACCGCAAGGCCTTGCGCAACGCCTTCAAGAGCGACCGCCCGCCGCTGGAAGCGAAAGATGCCGCGCTGAGCCGGCAACTGGCGGGCTGCGGCTGA
- a CDS encoding SDR family oxidoreductase yields MHPRLSSWRLDGRTALVTGASKGIGYACARELAALGADVLLVARDELVLQEVRDELADECPDVEILGMAADLAEQEDRLAVFDWVVDLDVDLSILVNNVGGNTPRATLDYEADEYRALFELNVFSAFEMSRAAYPHLIQHANAAIVNVGSVSGVTHVRTGSPYGMTKAALHQMTRNLAVEWAEDGIRVNAVAPWYIRTQRSEPALADTEYLEEVLDRTPMGRIGEPEEVAGAVAFLCLPASSYVTGEIVAVDGGFLRYGF; encoded by the coding sequence ATGCATCCACGACTTTCCAGCTGGCGCCTCGACGGGCGCACCGCACTCGTCACCGGCGCGAGCAAGGGCATCGGTTATGCCTGCGCGCGCGAACTGGCCGCACTCGGCGCCGATGTGCTGCTGGTCGCCCGTGACGAACTGGTCCTGCAGGAAGTACGCGACGAACTGGCCGACGAGTGTCCCGATGTCGAGATCCTGGGCATGGCGGCCGACCTTGCCGAGCAGGAAGACCGCCTCGCCGTGTTCGACTGGGTGGTGGACCTGGACGTGGACCTTTCCATCCTGGTCAACAACGTCGGCGGCAACACGCCACGTGCCACGCTCGATTACGAGGCCGACGAATACCGCGCCTTGTTCGAACTGAATGTCTTCTCCGCGTTCGAGATGAGCCGTGCCGCCTACCCGCACCTGATCCAGCATGCCAATGCAGCCATCGTCAACGTCGGCTCGGTATCCGGCGTGACGCACGTGCGTACGGGTTCCCCCTATGGCATGACCAAGGCCGCGCTGCACCAGATGACCCGCAACCTGGCCGTTGAATGGGCCGAGGACGGTATCCGGGTGAACGCCGTGGCGCCGTGGTACATCCGCACGCAGCGAAGCGAGCCCGCACTGGCCGACACGGAATACCTCGAGGAGGTGCTCGATCGCACGCCCATGGGCCGGATCGGTGAACCCGAAGAGGTCGCCGGTGCGGTGGCCTTCCTCTGCCTGCCGGCCTCCAGCTACGTCACCGGCGAGATCGTCGCGGTGGATGGCGGGTTCCTGCGTTACGGGTTCTGA
- a CDS encoding ABC transporter ATP-binding protein: protein MDVQTPLLSIDRATVVRDGRTLLDALSLVIAEGQHTAILGPNGSGKSTLVKLIERRLYPLVHADRSPVVQVFGRDRWNVAELRRLVGVVSADLRCEFEASSDTAMDVVLSGFFAATTLGLDHEVSDTMREGATEALRRVGANHLADRDVSTLSTGEARRVLIARALVHRPRALLLDEPSAGLDPGTRRRFVELLRQLAREGTTLVLVTHHVEEIVPEIDQVVMLHDGALFAQGPKAALLTDARLSALFDWPIQVQCTGGFYGTRLR, encoded by the coding sequence ATGGACGTCCAGACTCCCCTGCTCTCGATCGACCGGGCCACCGTGGTGCGCGACGGTCGAACACTGCTCGATGCGCTGTCGCTGGTCATCGCCGAAGGGCAGCACACGGCCATCCTCGGGCCCAACGGTTCGGGCAAATCCACCTTGGTGAAGCTGATCGAGCGCCGGCTCTATCCGCTGGTGCATGCGGATCGCTCACCCGTCGTGCAGGTCTTCGGTCGCGACCGCTGGAACGTGGCCGAACTGCGTCGCCTGGTCGGCGTGGTATCCGCGGACCTGCGCTGCGAGTTCGAGGCATCCAGCGATACGGCGATGGATGTGGTGCTTTCCGGCTTCTTTGCCGCGACGACGCTGGGCCTCGATCACGAGGTGAGTGACACGATGCGTGAAGGCGCCACCGAGGCCTTGCGACGCGTCGGCGCGAATCATCTCGCCGACCGCGACGTCAGCACCCTCTCCACGGGCGAGGCCCGCCGTGTACTGATCGCGCGCGCACTGGTGCATCGTCCCCGCGCCCTGCTGCTGGACGAGCCCAGCGCCGGACTGGACCCCGGCACACGGCGGCGCTTCGTCGAACTGCTGCGCCAACTGGCCCGCGAGGGCACCACCCTGGTGCTGGTCACCCATCACGTCGAGGAGATCGTTCCGGAGATCGACCAGGTAGTGATGCTGCATGACGGCGCACTGTTCGCGCAGGGTCCGAAAGCGGCGCTGCTGACGGACGCACGGCTTTCGGCGTTGTTCGACTGGCCCATCCAGGTGCAGTGCACCGGCGGGTTCTACGGCACGCGATTGCGCTGA
- the sppA gene encoding signal peptide peptidase SppA, translated as MRTLGRGINLTRLIVINVFFFGLLALVLLGLFVGSRGARVTDQTVLVLAPEGALVEQYSADPLSRALGRMSGDAVKQVQVRDMVRAIDAAATDAHVTRIVLRPDRLQAGGFASLREVGAALDRFRATGKPVLAWGASLDQSQYYLASHADKVYIDPQGGVMATGLANYRLFYKDLLDRLGVQVHLFRVGQFKSAAEPFILDHASPESKEADAFWLGGLWSTWIDEVAARRHLDPAALRADVDNLADRVRDARGSLADLAVEEKLVDGIATEQQFVQMLRKQGVPAGKKEQGFRQVDLGGYLADRGLSNADMLETGNGVTVVVAEGEITGGKQAQGSIGGDSTAALIRSVRNDGRTKALVLRVNSPGGEVYAAEQIRREVELTRAAGIPVVVSMGDVAASGGYWISMNANRIYAEPNTITGSIGIFGMFFTVPDTLAKLGVKSDGVATGPLAGAFDVTRPLDPNVGVLIQSIIDKGYRDFVGNVAKARGKDFASIDAIAQGRVWTGQQALERGLVDKLGNLDDAIRDAAQEAHLGKDVHVRYAEKPMGAFERFLTNVGDSTEAHVAMSWGVRLPSWVAMLPKLAPEFALFRTAEAGKPNVYAYCFCSPR; from the coding sequence TGGGCCGGGGTATCAACCTCACCCGGCTGATCGTCATCAACGTGTTCTTCTTCGGCCTGCTGGCACTGGTGCTGCTGGGCCTGTTCGTCGGCAGCCGCGGTGCCCGGGTCACCGACCAGACGGTGCTGGTGCTGGCGCCCGAGGGCGCCCTGGTCGAGCAGTACAGCGCCGATCCGCTGTCCCGCGCGCTGGGCCGCATGTCGGGCGACGCGGTGAAGCAGGTGCAGGTGCGCGACATGGTGCGCGCCATCGACGCCGCCGCCACGGACGCGCACGTGACCCGCATCGTGCTGCGGCCGGACCGTCTCCAGGCCGGCGGCTTCGCCTCGTTGCGTGAGGTGGGCGCCGCGCTGGATCGCTTCCGCGCCACCGGCAAGCCGGTGCTCGCCTGGGGGGCCAGCCTGGACCAGAGCCAGTACTACCTCGCCTCGCATGCGGACAAGGTCTATATCGACCCGCAGGGTGGCGTCATGGCCACGGGCCTGGCCAATTACCGCCTGTTCTACAAGGATCTGCTCGACCGCCTGGGCGTGCAGGTGCACCTGTTCCGCGTCGGCCAGTTCAAGAGCGCGGCGGAGCCGTTCATCCTCGATCACGCCTCGCCGGAATCGAAGGAAGCCGACGCGTTCTGGCTCGGCGGCCTCTGGTCCACGTGGATCGACGAGGTGGCGGCCCGCCGTCACCTCGATCCCGCGGCGCTGCGCGCCGATGTGGACAACCTGGCCGATCGCGTGCGTGATGCCAGGGGCAGCCTGGCCGACCTGGCCGTCGAGGAAAAACTCGTCGACGGCATCGCCACCGAACAGCAGTTCGTGCAGATGCTGCGCAAGCAGGGCGTACCGGCCGGCAAGAAGGAACAGGGTTTCCGCCAGGTGGACCTGGGCGGCTACCTGGCTGATCGCGGCCTGTCGAACGCGGACATGCTGGAGACGGGCAACGGCGTCACGGTGGTGGTCGCCGAAGGCGAGATCACCGGCGGCAAGCAGGCGCAGGGTTCGATCGGTGGCGACTCCACGGCCGCGCTCATCCGCAGCGTGCGTAACGACGGCCGCACGAAGGCACTGGTGCTGCGCGTGAACTCGCCCGGTGGTGAGGTGTATGCCGCCGAGCAGATCCGCCGCGAGGTCGAACTCACCCGCGCCGCAGGCATTCCCGTGGTGGTGTCCATGGGCGACGTGGCCGCCAGCGGCGGCTACTGGATCTCGATGAATGCCAACCGCATCTATGCCGAGCCCAACACCATCACCGGCTCCATCGGCATCTTCGGCATGTTCTTCACCGTGCCCGACACCCTTGCCAAGCTGGGCGTGAAGAGCGACGGCGTGGCGACCGGTCCGCTGGCCGGCGCGTTCGACGTCACCCGCCCGCTGGACCCGAACGTCGGCGTGCTGATCCAGAGCATCATCGACAAGGGCTACCGCGATTTCGTCGGCAACGTGGCGAAGGCGCGCGGCAAGGACTTCGCGTCCATCGACGCTATCGCGCAGGGTCGCGTCTGGACCGGCCAGCAGGCGCTGGAGCGCGGCCTGGTCGACAAGCTCGGCAACCTCGACGATGCGATCCGCGATGCGGCGCAGGAGGCCCATCTGGGCAAGGATGTCCACGTGCGTTATGCCGAGAAACCGATGGGCGCGTTCGAGCGTTTCCTGACCAACGTCGGCGACAGCACCGAGGCGCACGTGGCGATGTCATGGGGCGTGCGCCTGCCGTCCTGGGTGGCGATGTTGCCGAAGCTGGCACCGGAGTTCGCCTTGTTCCGCACGGCGGAGGCGGGCAAGCCCAACGTCTACGCCTACTGCTTCTGCTCGCCGCGGTAA